The following proteins come from a genomic window of Dromaius novaehollandiae isolate bDroNov1 unplaced genomic scaffold, bDroNov1.hap1 HAP1_SCAFFOLD_27, whole genome shotgun sequence:
- the LOC135326382 gene encoding olfactory receptor 14C36-like: MSNRSSLNEFLLLAFADTRELQLLHFSLFLGIYLAALLGNSLIITAIACDHRLHTPMYFFLLNLSLLDLGSISTTVPKSMANSLRDTRAISYSGCAAQVFLFVFLLAGEYCLLTIMAYDRYVAICKPLHYKTLMGSRACVKMAAAAWASGLLYAVLHTANTFSIPLCQGNTMQQFFCEVPQILKLSCSDSYIRVAGVIVLNTCLGFGFFVFIVLSYVQIFTAVLRIPSEQGRHKAFSMCLPHLAVISLFISTIMFAYLKPPSISSPALDLVVVVLYSVVPPAVNPLLYSMRNKELQDALRKVISWTFFSSGNTAITLHK, from the coding sequence ATGTCCAACAGAAgttccctcaatgagttcctgctcttggcatttgcagacacacgggagctgcagctcctgcacttctcgctcttcctgggcatctacctggctgccctcctgggcaacagcctcatcatcacagccatagcctgcgaccaccgcctccacacccccatgtacttcttcctcctcaacctctccctcctcgaccttggctccatctccaccactgtccccaaatccatggccaattccctcagggacaccagggccatttcctactcaggatgtgctgctcaagtcttcctgtttgtcttcttgttAGCAGGAGAGTATTGTCTTCTCaccatcatggcctatgaccgctacgttgccatctgcaaacccttGCACTAcaagaccctcatgggcagcagagcttgtgtcaaaatggcagcagctgcctgggccagtggtcttctctatgctgtgctgcacactgctaatacattttcaataccactctgccaaggcaacaccatgcagcagttcttctgtgaagttccccagatcctcaagctctcctgctcagactcctacatAAGGGTAGCTGGGGTTATTGTGCTTAATACCTGTTTAGGATTTGGGTTCTTTGTTTTCAtcgtgctgtcctacgtgcagatcttcactgctgtgctgaggatcccctctgagcagggacggcacaaagccttttccatgtgcctcccgcacctggccgtcatctccctgtttatcagcactatcatgtttgcctacctgaagcccccctccatctcctccccagctctggatctggtggtggttgttctgtactcggtggtgcctccagcagtgaaccccctcctctacagcatgaggaacaaggagctccaagatgccctgaggaaagtgatttcatggacatttttcagtagTGGTAACACTGCCATtactctccacaaatga
- the LOC135326383 gene encoding olfactory receptor 14A16-like, which translates to LHYGTLMGSRACVKMAAAAWASGFLYALLHTANTFSIPLCQGNTVDQFFCEIPKILKLSCSDSYLRELGLLVVSMCLGFGCSVFIVVSYVQIFTAVLRIPSEQGRHKAFSMCLPHLAVVSLFISTGMFAYLKPPSLSSPALDLVVAVLYSVVPPAVNPLIYSMRNKELKEALRKMIQLVVFQQQ; encoded by the coding sequence ctgcactatgggaccctcatgggcagcagagcttgtgtcaaaatggcagcagctgcctgggccagtggttttctctatgctctcctgcacactgctaacacattttcaataccactctgccaaggcaacacagtggaccagttcttctgtgaaatccccaagatcctcaagctctcctgctcagactcctacctcagggaacttgggcttcttgtggttagtatgtgtttaggctttgggtgttccgttttcattgtggtgtcctacgtgcagatcttcactgctgtgctgaggatcccctctgagcagggccggcacaaagccttttccatgtgcctcccgcacctggccgtggtctccctgttcatcagcactggcatgtttgcctacctgaagcccccctccctctcctccccagctctggatctggtggtggctgttctgtactcagtggtgcctccagcagtgaaccccctcatctacagcatgaggaacaaggagctcaaggaggcactgaggaaaatgattcaaCTGGTagtatttcagcagcaataa